A stretch of the Uranotaenia lowii strain MFRU-FL chromosome 3, ASM2978415v1, whole genome shotgun sequence genome encodes the following:
- the LOC129753002 gene encoding uncharacterized protein LOC129753002, producing the protein MARSDSATTVLTENDLGTRFFDLRVDHLEEDELSFELEIRGIKFGESDNIARKRRSLRERLKLEREENSEENRIFDRNPQKEIEICEAKLVTIEEVCYTNVKRLPPRLRSVLLHLGCRIVLLKKKVSDQHDLQFLETLQQRVLYVLNKYYYCNWMGEKEDGPANEIDLEEFFEEAPVASSDVQPVSTVPIRDDVLAIQHEHSREEVEELDIANSLARLGLIDSEDVDKRGFRNALLSLEQELIELRKFKEAQINTQRPVTNANEYQLSAATSANRTGTVPKSTVPSSLQSGMTRNNARSYLNNPDCNPRNSFLHNDSENLSYPQITTYRYPVPVTNPPIFTTGTRPTVSVNYNPSWSGLPSGPNYSPVRNTFPKEHRYQQDPITSTELPSTIWSNVSGMAQQSFREPRFDYLNPRENDTFVPYSSYSNRNVPSHMPVTKSETIRQSTNNVYPYTSVGYRQPFQSETMLHEPPRVEFALPKNLREQNVPHYYPFVPQEPSRNDFGYRHDYQDPNFPSRQPTVSFEDRREYAQANFDRYSDRNRQFERHRGRSHNSLPVSKWALEKYAGNDQGLKLNEFLTLVSQLALSERISEDELFDSAFHLFTGPALNWYMTLRSAGRLSSWQHLIQELRNTFVHPELDSLLRTRIYLRRQQRNETFQDFYFEMEGMFRSMLHPMSDEEKLNVIKRNMRVDYKKLILWTPINNLTELREAGHRIDASNFSLYPKFFGTEKSILAVMDTREQTRTNTSTGNRPPNRFSSHIGDSRVKEGKSQIRIPEKIDIRT; encoded by the coding sequence ATGGCCCGATCAGATTCAGCAACAACGGTTTTAACCGAAAATGATTTAGGAACACGATTTTTCGACCTCAGAGTTGATCATCTGGAAGAAGACGAACTATCATTCGAACTCGAAATCAGAGGAATTAAGTTTGGGGAAAGTGATAACATTGCGCGTAAAAGACGATCGTTGCGGGAAAGATTGAAGTTAGAGAGGGAAGAAAATTCGGAAGAAAACAGAATATTTGATAGAAACCCACAGAAAGAAATCGAAATTTGTGAAGCAAAACTAGTAACCATCGAAGAAGTCTGTTACACAAATGTGAAACGACTTCCCCCAAGACTTCGCTCAGTACTTCTACATCTAGGCTGTCGAATAGTGCTGTTGAAGAAAAAGGTATCCGATCAACACGATCTTCAATTCTTGGAGACGTTACAACAACGGGTTTTGTATGTGTTAAACAAATATTATTATTGTAATTGGATGGGAGAAAAAGAGGATGGGCCCGCGAATGAAATCGATCTCGAAGAATTCTTTGAAGAAGCTCCGGTTGCGTCATCAGATGTGCAACCGGTGTCGACCGTCCCAATAAGAGATGACGTGTTAGCGATTCAGCACGAACATTCTAGAGAAGAAGTTGAAGAATTAGATATTGCTAATTCTTTAGCCAGATTAGGGTTGATTGATTCGGAAGACGTGGATAAAAGAGGGTTTAGGAATGCTTTATTGAGTTTGGAACAGGAATTGATTGAATTGAGAAAGTTTAAGGAAGCTCAGATTAACACTCAACGTCCGGTTACGAATGCTAATGAGTACCAATTATCCGCCGCGACATCAGCTAATCGTACGGGAACAGTTCCCAAATCAACGGTTCCTTCCTCGTTGCAGTCTGGAATGACTCGGAATAACGCGCGTTCGTATTTAAACAATCCGGATTGTAATCCCCGAAATTCGTTTTTACATAATGATTCGGAAAATCTGTCGTATCCCCAAATCACTACATACCGATATCCGGTTCCGGTTACGAATCCCCCGATTTTTACAACAGGCACTCGGCCCACTGTGTCCGTGAATTATAATCCATCGTGGTCGGGTTTACCAAGCGGTCCGAATTATTCTCCAGTACGGAATACGTTCCCCAAGGAACATCGATACCAACAAGATCCGATTACGTCAACAGAATTACCATCCACTATTTGGTCAAACGTGTCGGGAATGGCCCAGCAAAGTTTTCGGGAACCGCGATTCGACTACTTGAACCCTCGAGAAAACGATACTTTCGTACCCTATTCCTCTTATTCGAATCGGAATGTTCCGTCCCATATGCCGGTAACCAAATCTGAAACCATTCGACAATCAACGAACAATGTTTACCCTTATACTTCGGTTGGCTATCGACAGCCGTTCCAATCCGAAACTATGCTTCATGAGCCGCCGCGTGTCGAATTCGCCTTACCCAAGAATCTTCGGGAGCAAAATGTTCCACATTACTACCCTTTCGTACCTCAAGAACCCTCTCGAAATGATTTCGGTTATCGACATGATTATCAAGATCCCAATTTTCCATCGCGTCAACCAACCGTATCGTTTGAAGACCGTCGTGAATATGCGCAAGCTAATTTCGATCGATATTCAGATAGAAATAGACAATTTGAGCGACACCGCGGTCGTTCCCATAACTCACTTCCGGTTTCAAAATGGGCGTTAGAAAAGTACGCGGGAAATGATCAAGGACTCAAACTGAACGAGTTCCTTACGCTGGTATCGCAGTTGGCGTTATCAGAAAGAATATCAGAGGACGAGCTGTTTGATTCAGCCTTTCACCTTTTTACAGGCCCAGCGCTAAACTGGTATATGACCCTAAGGTCAGCCGGTCGCTTATCAAGTTGGCAGCATCTGATTCAAGAGTTGCGCAACACGTTCGTGCATCCCGAGCTGGATTCATTGCTACGAACTCGTATCTATCTTCGACGCCAACAACGTAACGAAACctttcaagatttttattttgaaatggagGGTATGTTTCGTTCCATGCTGCACCCCATGAGTGACGAAGAAAAGCTTAACGTTATTAAACGCAACATGAGAGTCGATTATAAAAAGCTGATTTTATGGACCCCTATCAACAATTTAACAGAATTAAGAGAAGCCGGACATCGTATAGATGCTTCGAACTTTTCTTTATATCCTAAATTCTTCGGTACAGAAAAGTCCATCCTTGCCGTGATGGATACTAGGGAACAAACGCGTACCAACACTTCCACCGGAAATAGACCTCCTAATAGATTTTCGAGTCATATCGGGGACTCCAGGGTTAAAGAGGGAAAGTCTCAAATCAGGATACCGGAAAAGATCGATATCAGAACGTGA
- the LOC129754583 gene encoding solute carrier family 35 member B1 homolog — protein sequence MSDKQKVLIAAVGIFVCYFYFGIIQEKITRGRYGSELQEDGTRGERFTFTLALVGVQCICNWIFAKGMLIVYPQSQDSTPKVYYASSSLTYLLAMISSNMALRWVAYPMQVVAKSAKPIPVMLLGVLFGRKSYALQKYFFVLLIVIGVVLFMFKEGKTSSSPLEQEGLGQLLLLMSLTMDGLTGAVQERMRQHSSPSAQHMMLSMNGWSTVFLFFPLLLSGEGFEFIAFASKYPQMLGHLATLSLAGALGQLFIFMMVSSYGALACSVVTTTRKFFTVLCSVVLFGNSLSSRQWLGAVLVFAGLFADMFYGKKGPAASTKTPSKPKTKSETEELLK from the exons ATGTCCGACAAACAGAAAGTGCTGATAGCCGCCGTAGGCATATTCGTGTGTTACTTCTACTTCGGGATCATTCAGGAGAAGATCACTCGTGGCAGGTATGGGTCAGAACTCCAGGAAGATGGAACCCGTGGGGAGCGATTCACATTCACTCTGGCACTCGTAGGGGTGCAATGCATATGCAATTGGATATTCGCCAAGG GTATGCTGATAGTGTATCCGCAGTCTCAGGATTCTACACCAAAGGTGTACTACGCTAGCAGCTCCTTGACTTATCTATTGGCGATGATCAGCTCCAATATGGCTCTACGTTGGGTTGCTTACCCGATGCAAGTTGTAGCTAAATCGGCCAAACCGATCCCGGTTATGCTGCTTGGTGTGCTTTTCGGACGAAAGTCATACGCGTTGCAAAAGTACTTTTTTGTATTGTTGATTGTCATTGGCGTTGTGTTATTTATGTTCAAGGAAGGAAAGACTAGCAGCAGCCCGCTGGAACAGGAAGGGCTTGGTCAATTGTTGTTACTCATGAGCCTAACCATGGACGGTTTAACGGGAGCGGTTCAA GAACGAATGCGGCAACATAGCTCTCCCTCAGCGCAGCACATGATGTTGTCCATGAACGGCTGGAGTACGGTATTCCTGTTCTTTCCTCTGCTTCTTTCTGGAGAGGGTTTCGAATTTATCGCATTTGCATCCAAGTACCCTCAGATGCTAGGCCATTTGGCAACACTATCGTTAGCCGGTGCCCTTGGACAGTTGTTCATCTTCATGATGGTATCGTCGTACGGAGCCCTGGCATGTTCGGTTGTAACAACTACGAGAAAATTCTTCACCGTGCTGTGCTCGGTAGTTCTTTTTGGAAATTCACTCAGCAGCCGACAGTGGCTCGGTGCCGTGCTAGTTTTTGCTGGTCTATTTGCGGACATGTTTTACGGAAAGAAGGGACCAGCGGCTTCGACCAAAACTCCTTCGAAGCCCAAAACCAAAAGTGAGACTGAAGAATTGCTAAAATAG